From one Scophthalmus maximus strain ysfricsl-2021 chromosome 19, ASM2237912v1, whole genome shotgun sequence genomic stretch:
- the elac1 gene encoding zinc phosphodiesterase ELAC protein 1, with translation MTMDMTFLGTGSAYPSPHRGASALVLRTEGECWLFDCGEGTQTQLMRSPLRAGRISKVFISHLHGDHLFGLPGLLCTVSLNTNPDPQQSPNCVHIYGPRGLRHFLRVTLGLTGSQLLFPYAVHELEPTPEQSPEEGQLSLEMTAECGPLHPQEQPGRTIPLDVSSDCYLLFEDKKFVVKAFRLFHRIPSFGFCIQEHNRPGRLKTELLKELGLRPGPLYGRLKAGESVTLESGRVVRPSEVQEETIPGRKVCIFGDCSAVLGEGPLSLCNGADVLVHEATLANEHQEKAVDHGHSTPEMAAAVARACCARKLVLYHFSQRYKPSSLQKEGDEDDVSELKRQAEEALQDSGVEVTLAEDFLTLPIPLRRPM, from the exons ATGACCATGGACATGACTTTCCTCGGGACCGGCTCGGCCTACCCGTCTCCTCACCGCGGTGCCTCGGCTCTGGTGCTGCGGACGGAGGGGGAGTGCTGGCTGTTCGACTGCGGAGAGGGAACCCAGACCCAGCTGATGAGGAGCCCGCTCCGAGCCG GTCGAATCTCCAAGGTTTTCATCTCCCACCTGCACGGAGATCACCTGTTTGGTCTGCCGGGTCTTCTCTGCACCGTCAGTCTCAACACCAACCCTGACCCTCAGCAGAGTCCAAACTGTGTGCACATCTACGGGCCCCGGGGCCTCAGGCACTTTCTCAGGGTGACGCTTGGCCTCACGGGGTCACAGCTGCTCTTCCCTTATGCAG TGCACGAGCTGGAGCCCACACCTGAGCAGAGTCCAGAGGAGGGACAGCTCAGTCTGGAG ATGACGGCAGAGTGCGGCCCCTTGCACCCACAGGAACAACCGGGCAGGACGATCCCCCTGGACGTCTCCAGTGACTGTTACCTCCTATTTGAAGACAAGAAGTTTGTGGTCAAAGCCTTTAGGCTGTTCCACCGCATCCCTTCCTTTGGGTTCTGCATTCAGGAGCACAATCGCCCCGGAAGACTGAAAACTGAACTGCTGAAGGAACTGG GCCTGAGACCGGGGCCTCTCTACGGGCGTCTCAAGGCCGGAGAGTCTGTAACTTTGGAGAGTGGGCGAGTGGTGCGGCCAAGCGAGGTGCAGGAAGAAACCATCCCAGGGAGGAAGGTCTGCATATTCGGGGACTGCAGCGCAGTTCTCGGGGAAGGGCCGCTGAGCTTGTGCAACGGGGCGGACGTCCTGGTTCACGAGGCGACTCTGGCGAACGAGCACCAAGAGAAGGCAGTGGACCACGGTCACAGCACACCGGagatggcggcggcggtggcccGGGCTTGCTGCGCGCGGAAGCTGGTGCTGTACCACTTCAGTCAGAGGTACAAACCCAGCTCCCTGCAGAAGGAAGGGGACGAGGACGACGTGTCCGAGCTCAAGAGACAGGCTGAGGAAGCTCTGCAGGACAGTGGTGTGGAGGTGACTCTGGCTGAGGACTTTCTGACTCTGCCCATTCCCCTCAGAAGGCCAATGTAA
- the mier3b gene encoding mesoderm induction early response protein 3 — protein MAEASLGSSSPVGSLSSEDHDFDPTAEMLVHEYDDERTLEEEESLDGGRNFRSEIADLEKEGTMPLEELLAIYRYEASAGSSIDSSSGDITDELPDMTLDKEEIAKDLLSGDYEEETQSSADDLTPSVTSHEATDFFPRTLRSNAISDGDKESECDEDGPSPEDSRKEIMVGTQYQAEVPSCLCHYKDGEKVYEDEDELLWCPGTMAENKVRGFLCDVLSRTTEEKMGCDKPGMHVRDNEKALHELVKCNYNTREALERYCSRIRSSKEKSPPWSEEECKNFEQALQMYDKNFHLIQRNKVTTRTVAECVAFYYMWKKSERFDFFVQQNRFGKKKYSSYPGVTDLMDRLVDEAEGLAVDSSSSVCSGAGGGGRLETTTDQQLSLLNSITASDLTALSNTVATVCSPAEVSCLDSYSFPPLESLHRGSLSQDESLSFPSNGADPDCLNMLDAGFYHSDLGQLGGVCVNKDCERPSKRLKMALPDSFINDVSVGNLGVDFEARRTTTHHHRITGAKMAVSVTDFGSLAGSGEPNGFLGAHARHHTQHTAALQSE, from the exons ATGGCGGAG GCTTCCCTCGGGAGTTCAAGTCCAG ttggCTCTTTGTCATCAGAGGATCATGACTTTGACCCAACAGCAGAAATGTTAGTTCATGAGTATGATGATGAGAggactctggaggaggaggagtctctggatggagggaggaattTCAGATCTGAGATTGCAGATTtggaaaag GAGGGGACCATGCCTTTGGAAGAACTTTTGGCCATCTATCGCTACGAGGCCTCAGCGGGCTCCAGTATAGACAGCTCCTCTGGAGACATTACTGATGAGCTGCCTGACATGACTTTGGACAAG GAAGAAATAGCTAAAGACCTACTGTCTGGAGACTACGAGGAGGAGACCCAGTCCTCGGCTGATGATCTTACCCCTTCAGTCACCTCCCACGAGGCCACTGATTTCTTCCCAAGAACACTACGAT CTAATGCCATCTCTGATGGTGATAAAGAGTCAGAGTGTGATGAAGATGGCCCTAGCCCAGAGGACTCTAGAAAG GAAATAATGGTGGGAACACAGTACCAAGCAGAGGTTCCTTCTTGCCTCTGTCACTACAAAGATGGGGAGAAAG TGtatgaagatgaagacgagtTATTATGGTGCCCGGGTACAATGGCAGAAAACAAGGTGAGGGGTTTCCTGTGTGACGTGTTGTCGCGGACAACGGAGGAAAAGATGGGATGCGACAAACCAGGGATGCACGTACGAGACAATGAGAAG GCTTTGCATGAGCTTGTCAAGTGCAACTACAACACCCGTGAAGCACTTGAGAGATACTGCAGCCGCATACGGTCCTCAAAAG AAAAATCACCGCCGTGGTCAGAAGAGGAATGCAAAAACTTTGAACAGGCACTACAGATGTATGACAAAAACTTTCACCTCATACAGAGAAACAAA GTCACAACACGAACTGTAGCAGAATGTGTGGCATTTTATTACATGTGGAAAAAGTCGGAGCGCTTTGACTTCTTTGTGCAGCAGAATCggtttggaaagaaaaaatacagcagCTATCCCGGTGTGAC TGACCTGATGGACCGGCTGGTGGATGAAGCCGAGGGACTGGCAGTGGACAGTTCCTCCTCGGTGTGttcaggagctggtggaggaggacggtTGGAGACGACCACGGACCAACAGCTGAGCCTGCTCAACTCCATCACTGCCAGCGACCTCACTG CTTTGAGTAACACTGTAGCAACAGTGTGCAGCCCTGCAGAGGTCAGTTGTCTGGACTCCTACAGCTTCCCTCCTCTGGAGAGTCTCCATCGTGGGTCCCTGAGCCAAGACGAATCCCTCTCGTTCCCTTCCAATGGCGCCGACCCCGACTGCCTCAACATGCTCGACGCTGGCTTTTACCACTCGGACCTCGGTCAGCTAGGAGGAGTGTGCGTCAACAAGGACTGCGAGCGTCCCTCCAAGAGACTCAAGATGGCACTGCCTGACTCCTTTATCAATGACGTGTCCGTGGGGAACCTTGGGGTGGATTTCGAAGCGCGACGGACAACGACGCACCACCACCGAATCACTGGCGCTAAAATGGCGGTGTCTGTCACGGACTTTGGGAGCTTGGCCGGCAGCGGCGAGCCCAACGGCTTTCTGGGAGCACACGCACGGCACCACACACAGCACACCGCAGCACTTCAATCAGAGTGA